The genomic interval GAAGCGCTTGATGAGCTCATCCACCTTGAAGGCCGAGCGTGCTCGGAGCCCTTCTTGCTTGGCTTTCTGGAAATAGTGGTCTTTAGGACGGTAGGGCTTGCCCATGTCGGAGTGGGTCCCTACCATCCGCTACTGTCTTCGGGAAGCCGGAGCAGTCGTGGGTGTCGCGGCCCGCGCAATGGTGAATCCGGAGGACATTGCGATGGGCACCCGGAGCGTGACGGCGGCACTCTGCATCACCCTGCTCTCTTCGGGCGGGGCGACGTACTGCTACACGCAGGCGGACGCGCTCCAACGGCAGGGCCAGTGGCTGATGGAGCGAGGCACCGCCCAGGCCGAGGATTACGCCCGCCGCCTGGATGGCAAGGCCGCGGACGCCCAGCTCAAGACGTTCTCCGAGCGGCGCACGGTGATGGAGAAGGCGCACCTGTGGGAGCGGGGCATGCTGCTGGGGGTGTTGGCGGCCGCCATGTCCCTGGTGGGCGCCTACGTCCTGTTCCTGCTCAAGCGCTTGGATGACCAGCTCCTGGACGCCATGGGCGACCTGCGCCCCACGACCGAGCCGCCCTCCGCTTCCCCGGAGCCTCGGCCGACGCTCGTGTCCAGCCTCCAACGCTAGGACTCCCCGCCCTCGCGGCGCGCTGGCACAATGGCGGCCCTTCTTTCACGGAGGTGGCCATGCCCGGCTGTGCGCATTGTGGACACTCGCTCGACATCATCGCCAACCAGGTGGGGCGCAGCGACACCTGCCCGCACTGTGGCGAGGACGTGCGCTCGTGCCGCAACTGCCGGCACTACGACGCGAGCGTGGCCAAGGAGTGCAAGGAGCCCTTCGCCGAGGTGCCCTCCGACAAGGACGGCGCCAACTTCTGCGAGCTGTTCCAGATTGGCGAGGGCGGCCATCACGCGAAGGCCAGCCGCGACGCGCTGATGAACGCCGCGGAGGCCCTGTTCCGCAAGCGCTGAAGCGCCTAGCGGCCCGGTCCCACGGCCACCGCCGAGCCCACGAACGGAACGACCTTCGCGAAGCCCTTCGCGGGGTGTGCGATGGCGAGGGGACCACACTCGCCCCATTGCGTGACGCCGTGGGGCAGCAACTCCGCCAGGTCGTAGCGCTCACCATGCAGTTCGAAGGGCGTGCTCCACACGAGCCGCGCGGTGAAGACGTTGAGCGACAGCGAACGTCCCGAGCCGGGGGGCCCATCGAAGGCCCCGCCCACCACGATGCTCGCGCGCCGGAACGTGGCGATGGGACGGCCCTCGGAGAATGAAGCCGGGTCGTCGAAGTGAGCACGCGCGTGGCCTTGCTCCTTCAGGTACACGGTGAAGTCCCCCACCCGGTCCACGCTGAGGGACAACCCTCCATTGTCGAGCGTCCTCGCCGTGAACGGCACGGCCCGGAAGGTCAGCCGCGCGGCGGCCTCGGCCACCTTGCCCGTCGGGTCATCGAGCAGCGGACCCTTCAGACCTTCCAGGTGGATGAAGTAGCCCAGGTCCTGGAGGGTCGAATCCTCGGATGAGAGGTAGAAACGCCCCGTCACGTACCACGCCACGCTTGCCGGCATCAGCGGTGCCATCGAGACCTCCACCTCCGAGGAGCCGCGGGGGCCGGAGCCATCAACGAGCTCCAGCGCCCCAGGCCCAAGACACCCTTGTGAAACCCGGCGTCAGAAGCCGTAGATCTTCGAGAGGATCTCCTTCATCACCTCGGACGTGCCGCCGCCGATGGTGATGAGGCGCACGTCGCGCCACGCGCGGGCGATGGGCGTCTCCTCGATGTAGCCCATGCCTCCGAAGAACTGCTGCGTGTCGTAGGCCACGCGCTGGGCCAGGTCTCCGGCGAACAGCTTCGCCATGGAGATCTCCTTCACCGCGTTCTCCTTGCGGTCGAAGACGTCCACCGCGTGGTACGTCAGCCGCCTGGCCGCCTCGATGGCCGTCAGGTGCTCGACGAACTTGTGGCGCCAGACCTGGAACTTCATCAGCGGCCGGCCGAACGCCTCTCGCTCGTTGCCGTACTGGATGGCGTCCTCCATCATCCGCTCCATGCCGCCCACCGTGGTGATGGCGCCCACGAGGCGCTCACCCTGGAAGTTCGTCATGATGTGGTAGAAGCCCTCGTTCTCCTCCCCCAGCACGTAGCGGGCGGGGATGCGGCAGTCCTCGAAGTAGAGGATGGCCGTGTCCGAGGACAGGTTGCCCACCTTGTCCAGCTTCTTGGAGACGCCAAAGCCCTTCACGTCCGTGGGGAACGTCACCAGCGAGATGCCACCGTAGCCCTCGCCCCCGGTGCGCACCGCCAGGGTGATGAAGTCGGCGCGCGTGCCGTTGGTGATCCACATCTTCGAGCCGTTGATGACGTAGTCGTCGCCGTCCCGGCGCGCCGTCGTCTTGATGCTCGCCACGTCCGAACCACACCCGGGCTCACTCACCCCCAACGCGGCGATGCGCTCACCCTTGAGGGCAGGCTCCAGGAACTCGCGCTTCTGCTCGTCCGTGCCTATCTCGTTGATGATGGGAGTGGCCATCTGGCTCTGCACCAGCAGCGCCATGTTCACACCCGCGTTGCGGCTATGGCTGAGCTCCTCGCAGAACGCCGTCACGTACCAGTAGTCCAGCCCGCTGCCGCCGTACTTCGGGTCGTGGTTGATGCCGAGGAAGCCCAGGTCCCCGCACTTCTTGAACAACTCCCTGGGAAAGATGCCCGCCCGGTCCCACTCGAGCCCGTACGGCGCCATCTCCTTGTCGACGAAGGCGCGCACCGTCTTGCGGAACGCCTCGTGCTCCTCCGTGAACGGGTTCGGCATGCTCACTCCTCCTGGGAACGACAGAATTGATTCTCGAATCAATAACAAGGACGCCCCGGGAACAAGAGGGCCGAACACCGGCTTCTCATGACGCGGCGAGCCATGTTCCACCACACACTTCCCTGGCACTCCGCGCGAAAAGTCCTGCCAACCAGGCAGGCAACCATTAAATAGCCCTCGAAAAAGATAGTCCGCTTTGCGGAGTATCGTCTTGACAGACAGTTCAGGGACTGTAGTTTCCGGGGCGCAGAAATTCCAAAGCATCAGCCAGCATCGAGTCCTGGAGGGGTCCGGGGCCAGGCGAGCTGGCAGGAGCAGGACGACCGTGATTCGACGCATGTGGATGGCCGCGGTGCTGGCGGCGGTGTTTACGACGGGCTGCGGCAAGAGCGGGGCGCAGCCCGCCCTGCCAACGCAGGAAGCCTCTTCGGCGATGGGAGTGAAGGCCATTGCCCCGGCGACGGAGCTGGAAGGCAGCGTCACGCGGGTGACGGGACAGGTCCGCTCCAAGCAGGAGGCGACGCTGAGCGCCCAGGCAACCGGCACCATCGCGAAGATGCTGGTGAAGGTGGGCGACAAGGTGAAGAAGGGCCAGACGCTGGCGGTGTTGGACACGTCCAACGTCGTCATTGGCGTGGAGCAGGCCCGCGCGGTGAAGGCGGCGGCGGACGCGGCGCTGCAACTGGCCACCAACAACCTGGAGCGCACCCGCAAGGTGGCCGAGGGCGGTGGTATCGCCGCGGCCGGGTTGGATCAGGCGGAGATTGGCCAGAAGCAGGCCGCGGCCCAGGCGGCCCAGGCCGCCGCGGCGGTGCGCATGGCGGAGGAGAACCTGCGCGACATGGCCATCATCGCGCCCTTCGACGGCGTCATCACCGCGCGCATGAAGAACATCGGCGACACGGTGGCGATGATGCCGCCCACGCCCGTCTTCTCGCTGGTGGATGTGGGCGGCCTGGAAGTGCGCGCGCTGGTGCCCGAGTCCGTGGTGGACAAGATCAAGCAGGGCACGAAGACCCACGGCACCGTGAGCCCCAGCGGCATGCGCTTCGAGGTGGCGGTGGCCACGGTGGGCTCCGTCGTGGACACCACCAACCGCACGGTGGAGGTGCTGGCGGACGTGGTGGGTCAGACGACCCAGCCGCTGCGCCCGGGCGCCCTGGTGGACCTGGACTTCTCCGCCGCGGGTGAGGTGGACGACAAGGGCCTGTTCCTGCCGACGCAGGCGGTCAGCGCGCGAGGCCAGGAGGGCTTCGTGTGGGTGGTGCAGGACGGCACCGTGCGCAAGCGCGACGTTCGCGTGGAGCGAGTGCTTCCCGGCTACGTGCGCATCCTCCAGGGACTGGGCGCCGACGAGCGCGTGCTCGCCGACTCCTCCCTGGACGTGAAGGAGGGCACGGCCGTCCGCGTGGTGCAGTGACGCCTGCCCTCCCCTTTCCTTTCTGGAGCTCCTGAATGAGCCCGCTCAAGACATTCATTTCACGGCCCATCTTCACCGCCATGCTGATGATGGCGGTGGTCGTGTTCGGCATCAACGCGTACCCGCGCATCGGCGTGGACCAGTTCCCCGACGTCGACTTCCCCGTCGTCACGGTGACAACGGTGCTCCCCGGCGCGGACCCGGAGACCATCGAGAAGAACGTCAGTGACCCGCTGGAAGAGGCGCTCAACACGCTCAACGGCGTGGAGCAGCTTCGCTCCATCAACATGGAGAGCGTGTCGCAGATCATCGTGCGCTTCACCCTGGACTCCAAGGTGGACGTGGCCGCGCAGGACGTGCGCGACCGCGTGCAGGCCACGCTGAGCAAGCTGCCGGACGAAATCGAGACGCCCGTCGTCGAGAAGTTCGACATCGGCGCGGCGCCCATCATCACCCTGTCGCTGTCCGGTTCGCTGCCCATCGAGGAGCTGACCCGGACGGCCGAGGACCTGGTCAAGCCCGCGCTGCAGCGTCAGCAGGGCGTGGGCAGCATCGACATCATCGGTGGCCGCGAGCGGGAGATTCAGCTCGTCGTCGACCCGGACCGCCTGCGCGGCTTCGGGCTGGCCATCAGCGACGTGAGCCAGGCGGTGCGCGCGCAGAGCCTGGACGTCCCGGGTGGCCGCACCATGGACGGCGGCCGCGAGCGCGTGCTGCGCCTGACGTCCGAGGCGAAGAGCGTGGATGAGATCCGCAACATCATCATCGCCAGCCCCAACGGCGCGCCGGTGCGCGTGCGGGACGTGGCGGATGTGGTGGACGGTCCCGAGGAGGCGCGCGGCGCCGCGAAGAACGGCGAGCGAAGCGCCGTGGCGCTGGTGGTGCGCAAGCAGTCCGGCTCCAACACGGTGCAGGTGGCCGGGCTCGTCAAGGAGTCCCTGGGTGAGCTCAACAGCCGGCTGCCCGAGGGCATCAAGGTGGAGCTCGTCAGCGACAACGCGCGCTTCATCCGCTCGTCCATCAACTCCGTGCAGTTCGACATGGTGCTCGGCGGCTTCCTCGCCGTCATCATCGTGCTGGTGTTCCTGCGCAACCTGAACTCGACCATCGTCGCGGCCATCGCGCTGCCGGTGTCCGTCGTCGGTACGTTCGCGGTGATGGCGGCCCTGCACTTCACCTTCAACATGGTGACGATGCTCGCGCTGACCCTCTCCATCGGTCTGCTCATCGACGACGCCATCGTGGTCATCGAGAACATCGTCCGTCACATGGAGGAAGGCAAGACACCCATGCAGGCGGCGCTCGATGGCGCCGGACAGATTGCCCTCGCGGTGCTCGCGGTGACGCTGGCCATCGTCGCGGTGTTCATCCCCGTGGCGTTCATGGACGGCATCATGGGCATGTTCTTCTACCAGTTCGGTGTCACGGTGGCGGTGGCGACACTCATCTCCTACGCCGTGTCCATGACGCTCACGCCCATGTTGTCCTCGCGCATGCTGCGCCACCACGGGCAGCCCAAGGGCATCTCCGCGGCGGTGGAGAAGGTGCTCGTCGGCATGGAGAACGGCTACCGGAAGATGCTGGCGGCCATCCTCCGCCGGCGTGCGCTGACGCTGGTGGTCGCGGTGGCGGTGCTCTTCGCGACCTTCGGTCTGGCCCGCTTCCTGAAGTTCACCTTCATCCCCGAGTCCGACAACGGCAACATCAAGCTGGCGGTGGAGTTGCCCGTCGGCTCGACGCTGCAGGAGACGCAGACGCAGGTCGAGCAGTTCGACGCCCAGGTGCGCGCGCTGCCGGGCATCTCCTCCACCTTCGCCACCATCGGCGGCGGTGTGCAGGAAGAAGTGCACAAGGGTGAGCTGCTCATCAACCTGGTCCCCATCAAGGAGCGCAGCTACAAGCAGGGCGAGCTCAAGACGTATCTGCGTGGCGCCATCAAGCCTCCTCCGGGCGTGACGGTGACGGTGCAGGACGTCACGGGTGTGGCCGGCGGTGGCTCGCGTTCGCAGCAGGTGCAGTTCAACCTGCGCGGCGACAACTGGCAGGAGCTCATCGCCACGTCCGAGAAGATTCGCGCGGCGATGAAGACCAACAAGGGCCTGGTGGACGTGGACACCACGTACCGCTCCGGCAAGCCCCAGTACGACGTGGTGGTGGACCGCGAGCGCGCCGCCAGCCTCGGTGTGCCGGCGGCGTCGCTGGGCACCACGCTGCGTGCCTTCCTCGGCCGCGACAAGTTCGCGGACTACCGCGAGGGGGGCGAGACGTACGAGGTGAAGCTGCGTCTGCCTCCGGACACGCTGGCCTCGGCCGAGGCGTTGGGCAAGCTGACGGTGCGCTCGCCCAGCGGGCAGCTCGTGGAGCTGCGCAACCTGGCCACCATCACTCCCGCGGATGGTCCGGTGCAGATTGATCGCGAGTCACAGAAGCGGCAGATCACCCTGCTCGCCAACCTGGCCAGCGGCTACCAGCTCAGCGAAGCCATCGCGTTCATGAACACGACGGCGGCCAAGGAAGTGCCCAAGGGGATGATTTACGACTTCGAAGGCAACGCGAAGGAGCTCGGCAAGTCCGTCGCCGCCTTCGGTGCCGCGCTCCTGCTGGGCATCATCCTGGTGTACATGATTCTGGCGGCGCAGTTCGAAAGCCTCATCCACCCGTTCACCATCATGCTGTCGCTGCCGTTCGCGTTCATCGGAGCCATTGGCGCCCTGCTCATCACGGGTCAGGCCATGTCGATGTTCGCCCTCATCGGCATCATCATGCTCATGGGTCTGGTGGTGAAGAACGGCATCCTCCTGGTCGACTTCACGCTGCAGCTGCGTGAGGAAGGCAAGAGCGCCACGGAGGCGCTGCTGGGTGCCGCTCCGGTCCGTCTGCGTCCGATTCTCATGACCACCATCGCGATGATCGCCGGCATGGTGCCGGTGGCCGTCGCGCAGGGCGACGGCGCCGAGACGCGCGCGCCCATGGCCATCACCATCATCGGCGGCCTCATCACCTCCACCGTGCTGACGCTCGGCGTGGTGCCGGTGGTGTACTCGCTGCTGGACCAGCTCACCGAGAAGTTCAAGCGCCGCAAGGGCCCGGGCGCCGCTCCGGACCATGGGGCACCGCACTCGGTGGATGGCCATGGTGAGAAGGCGGCGGTCGCCGCGGCCGCGCGAGTGGAGACGGCCTGATGCGAGTGCCGGCCAACAGACCGGCCCTCCGCGTGCAGCCGGGCGGCGTGGGCGAGGAGGAGCTCGAGTACAACGAGGACGGTGTCGCCACCGACGACACCGTGCCTCCCGAGGATTCCTCCACGCCCGCGTCACGCCGGCTGCATGAGCTCCTCATCCAGTTGGGTCGGTACCGCTCCCTGCGGGATCCGCTCAACGGAATCTGCGAGAGCAAGCAACTGACGCCGACGCAGCTTCACGCATTGATGTGGTTGGGCAATGACGGACCCACTCACGTGGGGGTGCTCGCTCAGCGAGTGGGCATCACCAAGAAGACCATCACCGGAGTGGTGGACCGGCTGGAGGACATGAGGCTGGTGGAGCGCACGAGGGACGCCGAGGACCGGCGCGCCGTCGTCGCGCAGCTCACCACGGAGGGCACGAAGCTCTTCAGCCTCATCAGCCGCAGCGTGGATGAAGGCTTGCGGCGGATGCTGGACCTGCTCCCGCCCGATGACCAGGAGGCCCTCTTCGGCCTGCTGGAGCGGGTGCTGAAGCGGCTGGGCGAAACCTCCGAGCCTCAGTCAATCTAGACATGGACGAGCGCGCGCTGGCAGCGGACTTCGCCCGGCGCGCGCTCCGTCTCTTCCTCCCTCCCCTCACCTGTCTCACCGCGCTGTTCGCTCCCCCCGCGAGCGCCACCACCCCGTCCGTCCTGTCCGACGAACTGGCGGGGCGATGCCGTGCATGGGCCGCGGATCCCCACAACCCCTGGGCACTCGCCCACGGCATGGTGGTGGACGGCCGCGCCTTCCGCGCGAAGGACGGGAGGCTCGCCGCCGACGTGGTGATGTCTGACTTCCTTCGCGAGAAGGCCGCGCGGGACTTCTCCTTCGAAGCCTTCACCTCGGATGGCACCCCGGTGGAACCCCACCCCGCCCTCCAGACCAAGACGCTGTTGGCCGCCGGGATTCCCCTCGCACAGCGCTTCACCACCCCCTTCGGGCCCGTGACACCAAGAGACCTGGCGGAGCACGTGAAGCGAGGCTTCGAGATGGAGCAGGTGGCCTCGCCCGAGAGCGCATGGCGTCTGGATGTCCTCTCCCTGAGCTCACGGCCCGGCGACACGTTCCGCGATTCCAGCGGGCGCACGGTGAGCGTGGACGTGGTGATGGACACCGCTCTCACCGCGCTGGAAGCAGCGCAGGTCGAGCTCACCACGGCCATGAAGGCCGGGCGGCCACAGGTCCCCAAACAAGGCCAGGGCATCTATTCGCACCCATGTGGAGGTCTGCACTACTTCCAGGCAGTGGCTGGATGGGCGCGCCACCCGTCCGTGCGAGCGAAGTGGCGTGAGCGACTGGCCGTTCAGCGCGACGTGCTCCTGTACCGGTTGGACTCAGAGGCCCGTCAGTACGAGACCGCATGGGCCACCGCCCCCGAACACCGGGAGGCGGTGCTGGCGCAGATGCTGAAGTTCCATGGACACCTGCTGGAGACACTCGGCCGATTCCGAGACGACACTGGCTGGCGCCCGACGCCGCTTCAACGCCAGACGGTGGAGCGCGCTCGCAGGTACCTGGAGAACACCGTGCGGAGGATGGATGCGACCGGCGCTCTCTCCGCCCCCGCCTCGGTAGCCCTGCGCAATCGGCAGCTCGCGCTGGACCTGGTGGGAGACACCTGTCACGCCGCGAGAGGCGAAGCCCTCTGGAGCCAGAGCGTCTCCTCGCCTCGCCTCACACCCCCAGCTTCGCCATCTCCTCGTCGGTGAAGCCGGCCTCCTCGAGCACCTCGCGGGAGTGCTCTCCCAGCGCGGGAGGCTCGCGCAGCGGCGTCGGCCCCATGCGCAGCGGCGTGAGCAGGTGCGTCACCTTGCGGCCTAGCCGCGCGTCCTCCGCCTCCACGAAGAGGCCTCGGGCGCGAAGCTGCGCGTCCGACAACACGTCGTCCCCTTCCGCCACCGGCTCCACGCACAGGTCCGAGCCCGCGAACGTCTCCGCCCAGTGCGCCAACGGCTTCGACGCGAACAGGCGCGTCAACTCCGCCTTCACCCGTCCGCCCGCTTCGCCCGGCGCGTAGGCGTCTTCCATGAGCTCCGGGCGGCCCAGCCGCTCGCACACCCCCGCGAAGAACTTGGGCTCGAGCGCCCCCACCGCGAGCCACCGATCATCCGCCGTCCGGTACAGGCCGTAGCACGCATACCCGCCATTGAGCGCCTCGCGACCGCGCGCCAGCGCCCCACCCTGCTCTCCCATGAAGAGCCGCGCGGCCAGGTGCATGTGCAGGAAGGCCGTGGCCCCATCCGTCATGGACACGTCCACGAAGCGGCCCTTCCCGGTGCGCTCGCGTTCATGCAGCGCGGCCAGGATGCCCACGAGCGCGAAGAGGCTGCCGCCTCCGATGTCGCCCATCTGGACGCCAGGGAAGGCGGGCGCCCCACCCGCCTCGCCGCCGTAACCCAGGAGGCCCGCGCGGGCCACGTAGTTCAGGTCGTGCCCCGCCTTGAGCCGATCCGGCCCGGTCTGCCCGTAACCAGAGATGGCGCAGTAGATGAGCCGCGGGTTCTCCGCGCGGAGGACGGACTCGCCCACGCCCAGCTTGTCCATGACACCCGGACGGAAGCTCTCCACCAGCACGTCATGTGTCCGCACCAGCCGCTTGAGCGCATCGCGGCCCTCGGGCGTCTTGAGGTTCAGCGTCAGCGAGCGCTTGTTCCGGTTGAGCCCGTAGAACAGCGCCCCCATGTCATCCCGCGATGGAGGCATCTGCCGGACGTAGTCGCCCCCTTCCGGCTCCTCCACCTTCACCACCGTGGCGCCCAGGTCCGCGAGCACCAACGTGGCGTAGGGCCCTGGCAACAGACGAGACAGGTCCAGCACGCGCAGGCCCGTCAGCGGCAACGACGACATGATGCACTCCCGAGATGTGATGCCCGCCAGGGCCTGAAAACACAGACGGCGCGCCCCTGACTGACAGGAACGCGCCGCGCGAGTCGGTCACGAAGGTCGGCGCCAGGCCCCGCCCTCACGCTACCGAGGAATGGACTACATCAGCTTCGCCAGCTTCATCGCGAGGCCCATGTCCATGGGCTTGAACTTCAGCTTGCCCTGCATGGCGGCCATCTGCGCGTTGAGCTTCTTCTCGCGGATCTTCACGAAGTCGTCGTTGCTCGCGGAGACGGTCATCTTCGCATCCGCCGCGGCACCCTCGGAGACCCAGCCCTCCGACTTGGTCAGGTCCACCGTCCACGTCCCGCCACCCTCGCCCGCGATGTTGAAGACGATGATGGCGTTGATCTCCTTCGCCAGCTCCGGCTTCGCCTTCAGAGCTTCCGGAATCTGGTTCTCGATGATGTCCTTCGCGTTCATGACGGGCTCCTTGGCCTGGTCGTTGATTGGTGAATCAAGACGGTGGGGACCGTAACGGTGGCCCCCTTGCAGGTCAAGCAGGGTGATGGCCGGTGTTCATCACGCGCTGGTGCTGCTCATGGCGGACGGATTCAGCGAGCGGCGCACCATGTCGAGCAGGTCATTGAGTTCGAAGGGCTTGGCCAGGTGGCCGACCGCGCCAATGTCCTGCGCCTTGCTTCCGACGTTGCGGTCCGCGCTGAGGACGATGAGCGGAATGCCCGCCACGGCGGGCGGCTTCTGGCGCATCCGCTGGGCGAACTCCCAGCCGTCCATCACCGGCATCATCAAGTCCAGCAGGATGAGGTTGGGCGGGTCCGGCTCGAGGCGCTCCAATGCCTCCTTGCCATTGCGTGCGCGGCGGATGACAAAACCCTCGGCCTCCAGGATTTCCGAGAGGGCTTCGAGGATATCCGGGTCGTCGTCCACCACGAGGACGACAGGGGCACCATCAGGCTGTGTGTTGGTCGGGGTCAGGGCAGTCTCCCTCGGTGCGACGCTGGGGATTCTTCCACCATCCTCCCACTCGGCGGCGCAAGAAAGTGCTCTCCCCGCACGCGACGAGGGGGCACGTTGCAAAACCGACAGTCCCTCCCCACCCTTTCCGTGACCTGCTGGACAGGGGGTGGAAAACGTGAGGAGCCCAGGGGAGATGGGAACGGATGGCACGGCGGCGCAAGCGCCAGGCTTGGTCCTTGTCCCCATGCGAGGCCCCCCGCGCCCGCTGGGAGGCCTGCTCCTCGAGCACCTGGGCCTCCGGACGCTCCCACCGGACGCAACCTCGCTGGAAGCCCTCCTGGGTGCCGCGGGCTTCCAGCGCCGCGCGGGCGACAGTCGTCTCTGGGAGCGGGACGGCCAGGTGCTGCTCGCGGGAGAAGAGTCCTTGGACGACGGTGCGCGGCTGTTGTGGACGGCCCCCCCATGTCAGGACGAGGCAGAGGTGCGCCGCCGCGTGCGTTACCTGGGCATGGCGTCCCACGACCTGCGCGGCTCGCTGGCCAACATCCGCTCCTACGCCGCGCTGCTGCTCAACGGGCGCGTGCCCTTGGAGCCCAAGGTGCAGCGAGGGTTGGAGACCATCCTGCGCAACGCGGACCGCTCGCTCTCCTTCTCCCAGGACTTCTTCGACTCCAGCCGCGCCGACCTGGGCTCGCTGGCCTGTGAGCCGGAGCGCCAGGCGCTCATCCCCCTGCTGGAGACAGCGGTGGAGCGTCAGCGCTCGGCGGCCGCCTCGGCCAACGTGGCCCTGGTGCTGGACCTGGACCCCAGCCGGCCCCCGCCCGAGGTCGCCGTGGACGGGGCCCGCATCCAGCACGCCGTGGAGGCGTTCATCCTGTACCAGCTCTCCCGCTCCCAGCCTGGCGAGGTCATCCACGTCCGGGTCTACCCAGGTGTTCCCCGGGTGCGGGTGGAGGTACGCCGGGAGGGTGTCCCGCTCTCGGACGAGGACGCCTCCGCCGTGTTCCAACGCGAGGAGCGCGCCTTCCGGGAGAAGAAAGTGGAGGACCCGATGCGCGTCTACCTGGCCCGGCAGGAGGTGGAGGCCCATGGGGGCGGCGTGGGCGTGGAGACGGACCCGTCCGGAAGCGCCCTGGTCCTCACCCTCACGGCCCTTCCAGGCGCCATGCTCGCAACGCCAGCGGGCCTCCAAGCATAGCCCCTCCGCTCTTGCTGGCGATTGAGCACGCCCCCCGCTATGCTCCGCCCGTTTTCGCGAAGGAGTCGAGATGCTGGGGCTGAAGCCGATGGAACTACTTCTGATCCTGTTTGTGCTGCTGCTCCTCTTCGGGGCCACGCGGCTGCCGCAGCTCGGCTCGTCCCTGGGCAGCGCGATTCGCAACTTCAAGCGCGGCTTCGGCGGCGAGGAAGACGCGGGCCCCCAGGGAGGCGACAAGAAGGCTGGCGGGACGCTCGCCACCGGCGGGAACGTGGACAAGGACGTCAAGTCCTCCACGCCCAGCAGCCACGCCTGACATCCCTCCGGGTCTCCCCGGATGACACGACGCCCGCTCCCCCCGTTCCATCGGGGCCGAGCGGGCGTTGACGTTTCAACAGTCGGAGCTCCGTTCCCCGGTGCTGCTCACCGGGGGACGGCCGCGCCTGAGGTTCAGTCCGGAATCGAGGCGTTGTCGTACATGGCGTCGATCTCCGCCTTGTACTTCTGGCTGCACACCTTGCGCTTGACCTTCATCGTGGGCGTCAGCTCACCGGTCTCCTGGGTGAAGTCCGCCGACATGATGGTGAAGCGCTTGATGGTGGCGTACGGAGGCTGCTCCGAGTTCACCTTCGCCATCACCGCCTTCACGGCCTCGTGGACCTCCGGCCGCTTCGCGTTCTCCGCGTAGGAGCCCACCGGAGCGCCCTTCTCCTCCAGCAGCTTGCGCATGGAATCTTCGGCCATGGTGAGGAGGACGACGAGGTACGGACGCTTGTCGCCGTACACCATGGCCTGGCTCAAGATGGGGAACGTCTTCAGCGTGTTCTCGATGTTCTGCGGCGCCACGTTCTTCCCGCCCGCCGTGACGATGATGTCCTTCTTGCGGTCGGTGATGCGCAGGTACTGGTCCGAGTCCAGCTCGCCGATATCCCCCGTGTGGTACCAGCCGTCGGCCTCCAGCGCTTCGGCCGTGGCGGTGGGGTTCTTGTAGTAGCCCTTGGTGACGCTGGGGCCACGGACGAGCACCTCGCCATCCGGCGCAATCTTCACCTCGGTGCCCGGCATCGGCGGACCCACGGTGCCAATCTTGATCTTGTTCGGCCGGTTGGCGTTGCAAGGCGCGGCCGTCTCCGTCAGGCCG from Myxococcus stipitatus carries:
- a CDS encoding MarR family transcriptional regulator, producing MRVPANRPALRVQPGGVGEEELEYNEDGVATDDTVPPEDSSTPASRRLHELLIQLGRYRSLRDPLNGICESKQLTPTQLHALMWLGNDGPTHVGVLAQRVGITKKTITGVVDRLEDMRLVERTRDAEDRRAVVAQLTTEGTKLFSLISRSVDEGLRRMLDLLPPDDQEALFGLLERVLKRLGETSEPQSI
- a CDS encoding efflux RND transporter permease subunit, encoding MSPLKTFISRPIFTAMLMMAVVVFGINAYPRIGVDQFPDVDFPVVTVTTVLPGADPETIEKNVSDPLEEALNTLNGVEQLRSINMESVSQIIVRFTLDSKVDVAAQDVRDRVQATLSKLPDEIETPVVEKFDIGAAPIITLSLSGSLPIEELTRTAEDLVKPALQRQQGVGSIDIIGGREREIQLVVDPDRLRGFGLAISDVSQAVRAQSLDVPGGRTMDGGRERVLRLTSEAKSVDEIRNIIIASPNGAPVRVRDVADVVDGPEEARGAAKNGERSAVALVVRKQSGSNTVQVAGLVKESLGELNSRLPEGIKVELVSDNARFIRSSINSVQFDMVLGGFLAVIIVLVFLRNLNSTIVAAIALPVSVVGTFAVMAALHFTFNMVTMLALTLSIGLLIDDAIVVIENIVRHMEEGKTPMQAALDGAGQIALAVLAVTLAIVAVFIPVAFMDGIMGMFFYQFGVTVAVATLISYAVSMTLTPMLSSRMLRHHGQPKGISAAVEKVLVGMENGYRKMLAAILRRRALTLVVAVAVLFATFGLARFLKFTFIPESDNGNIKLAVELPVGSTLQETQTQVEQFDAQVRALPGISSTFATIGGGVQEEVHKGELLINLVPIKERSYKQGELKTYLRGAIKPPPGVTVTVQDVTGVAGGGSRSQQVQFNLRGDNWQELIATSEKIRAAMKTNKGLVDVDTTYRSGKPQYDVVVDRERAASLGVPAASLGTTLRAFLGRDKFADYREGGETYEVKLRLPPDTLASAEALGKLTVRSPSGQLVELRNLATITPADGPVQIDRESQKRQITLLANLASGYQLSEAIAFMNTTAAKEVPKGMIYDFEGNAKELGKSVAAFGAALLLGIILVYMILAAQFESLIHPFTIMLSLPFAFIGAIGALLITGQAMSMFALIGIIMLMGLVVKNGILLVDFTLQLREEGKSATEALLGAAPVRLRPILMTTIAMIAGMVPVAVAQGDGAETRAPMAITIIGGLITSTVLTLGVVPVVYSLLDQLTEKFKRRKGPGAAPDHGAPHSVDGHGEKAAVAAAARVETA
- a CDS encoding efflux RND transporter periplasmic adaptor subunit → MIRRMWMAAVLAAVFTTGCGKSGAQPALPTQEASSAMGVKAIAPATELEGSVTRVTGQVRSKQEATLSAQATGTIAKMLVKVGDKVKKGQTLAVLDTSNVVIGVEQARAVKAAADAALQLATNNLERTRKVAEGGGIAAAGLDQAEIGQKQAAAQAAQAAAAVRMAEENLRDMAIIAPFDGVITARMKNIGDTVAMMPPTPVFSLVDVGGLEVRALVPESVVDKIKQGTKTHGTVSPSGMRFEVAVATVGSVVDTTNRTVEVLADVVGQTTQPLRPGALVDLDFSAAGEVDDKGLFLPTQAVSARGQEGFVWVVQDGTVRKRDVRVERVLPGYVRILQGLGADERVLADSSLDVKEGTAVRVVQ
- a CDS encoding acyl-CoA dehydrogenase family protein produces the protein MPNPFTEEHEAFRKTVRAFVDKEMAPYGLEWDRAGIFPRELFKKCGDLGFLGINHDPKYGGSGLDYWYVTAFCEELSHSRNAGVNMALLVQSQMATPIINEIGTDEQKREFLEPALKGERIAALGVSEPGCGSDVASIKTTARRDGDDYVINGSKMWITNGTRADFITLAVRTGGEGYGGISLVTFPTDVKGFGVSKKLDKVGNLSSDTAILYFEDCRIPARYVLGEENEGFYHIMTNFQGERLVGAITTVGGMERMMEDAIQYGNEREAFGRPLMKFQVWRHKFVEHLTAIEAARRLTYHAVDVFDRKENAVKEISMAKLFAGDLAQRVAYDTQQFFGGMGYIEETPIARAWRDVRLITIGGGTSEVMKEILSKIYGF